The genomic stretch TATGAGGCGGCAGCCCTATCGGTGCTGGTCGGACCTGATCTCCTGGCATCGCCCCGACTTGCCGTTCTGGACCGTGCGCACCTAGCCACGCTGGGCGACGAAAGCCATGTCAGCGGCCTTGATCAAGCCTTGCGGTTGTCGGTGGTCATTGCGGAGGCGAGCGTCCGTCGTGCTGGGGCCTCCGGTGATGCTGACATTTCGCTGCAGATGCGCCGCGTCAGCGGTGCGTCCGTGACAAGTCTGGTGATGCGGGTGTCACTGACCAACCTGTCCGCTGTTGCGCATACGATGGCACAGAACATCCAAACTGTTATGCTGGGACCTCTGCAGGGGGCAGTCGGCGCACCGGCGCGGGCCGAAGATGAGGCGGCGCTCCTATCCGCCCGTGCGCAGGCACTGGTGACCTCGGGGGAATGGGCAAGGGCGCTTGAACTGGCCGAGGGCGCGTATGCCCTTCAGCGAAGCCAGAACAACCGGCTTCAGTTGGCAGGAATACTCGCGAGCGCCGAACCCGACAACCCGAAGTCCCTGGGACGCGCGGCGGAAGTGTTGGCGGAGTACTATCAGGTCATTGCCTCTGAGCGCTCTTTTCCATATTGGCATTCGATTCCGGTTACCAATGTGAATGACCGCTCCACGTGGCCAGTCCTGCAAGCATGGAGGTATTTTCCGAACGGTGTTTATCATGGGCGAAGTCGGAGTTCAGTAGCCAATGCCGGTGATCAATCCGCATGGCAACTTCTACAGGACCAGGAGGAGGACTTGTTCAGGACGAGGTTGCACGCCTTTGATGCGTTGTATTCCCCGCTTCCTCCGTTGAGCAAGGAGGGCTATGACGGGGGTGGAGAGGTGCGCTGTCCTGCGGTGTACTACTGGGGTACGTGGTTGGATCGTGTCGAGCATTTCGAGTCGTTCCGGCCGGATGATCCCCCGGCCCAGGCCGCCTTGTTGACAGAGGCCGTGGATCAGTTCGTCGCACGGTTGGCCACAAATAAGTGGATCTGTCCTGAATCAGTGGAGACGGTGATTGCCACCGTTCAATCACCTGTCTATATGTCCGTCACATCCACACCCGCATGCGTGGCGGCCTACGTTGGTTACCTGCGGCATCTCCACGGGAGCAAAGATCCGTTGTTGCGCATGGTGTGTTGCTATGGAGTGATTGCTATGCAGCGGCTCGGATTCACAGCTAGCCTTGGCGATCTGGCCAGGCCTGAAGTCGATCTTGCCGTTGACTTGGCCTCCATCATGGCTGACGAGATGCCCCTCGAGAACCCTTGCCGAATAACGATGAGAGGCGAAAATGCGGTGTTTGGATTGATCCTGGGGCGAGGGCTGCCGCAAGACCACCAGTCGACCACCTCCCAGGCTGGGCTGTTTGAGGTGAGATTCTCACCTTTTTCCCAAGAGCGTAAGAAACTGCCCGTCGCTCCCATCATTATCAAGGCCCAGTACAAGGTTCTAAATAAGACCTTCCCGCCTGAGGGATCGATTGATTCGGTAAAATGGCACCATCAGGGCATTATAAAACTGCCGTATGGAAATCCCCCCCTGTTCAGAGTGCAGGACTACCTTGCCGCATTAGTCCGTGTAGGCTGCACTAACGAGGCTGAATCGCTGGCGTTGGGGATGCGCCCAGGACCAGGGGATTTGGAATCGAGTGAAACCTATATCGGGTCCTTCTGGCGCAAGTTTCTCATCCTTCTTGTCGATGCGGGAAGGACCGATGGCGCCACGCGGTTGGCGCAGATGCTTCATCCTGACGGTGATTCCCTCGCCATCGTCACGGGGGCCATGCCGAAGTCGGTTCAAGAGCCGATATCCTCCAGTCAGTCTCTCGTGCATACAAATCGCCCGGTAGCTGATTCGCCTTGGAACAACTATGTACTGACTCCCTTGGGCGCGATCCAGCGTTCTTATAACCATCAGGGGTATTCCCCTTACATGGAGCAAAGAGCCAAACTCCGGCTCCATCTTATCCCCAACGGGGAGTTCCTTGACATCGTGGATCTTTGCATGATCGATGCCGGCCCAGGCCGCAACTTCTTTGGTGAACACATGGTTCGCCTCTCCCTTGACACGGGAGCAATCAGCCGCGACAGGGTAGTGAAGCTCGAGAGATGGGATTCATCGGCCGGGGGTGAACTGCTGTTCTATGTCTCCAGTGTTGCCGTGGATGCCCATCATACCTATCTGGGCACTAGGGATGGTGTCCAGGTTATCGAGAACGAGACTGGTAAAACGTCATGGATAGACACCCGGAACGGATTGCCGGGATCGAGGATTCGGGCTATGGCCGTGCTGGGGCCGAAACTGTACCTTGCGATCGGAGGGGGGGGCGATGAGCCGTTCAATTTGGTGGCGTATGACACGGGTAGGCATGCCATGGACATAGTTGCGTCCGAGCGTTCGCTCCAGGCGAAGAGTGAATGGGATGGCAAGCACATCAACGTGAAGTGCATGTCCGCGGATTCCAAACGTAACTTGCTCTGGCTTTGCGATTGGACAGGCATTTGGCGATGGGATGTTTCTAATGGCAAACTCAGTCTGATGGTAAAGTTGGCTGAATATGCCACCCCGGCCGAAGATGCCGTTGGCCAGCATGGTAGTTTGTATCCCGTTCTCCCTTCTTTCCGCGGTTACAGGGAGCAGAGCGGGCTTCACTATGGTCTTTACGACATCAGCAGTGATGTGACGCTCGCTCCGTGGCCGCCCCATCTCGGCTCTTATAGAGATGGGAATGAGCCCGATTGGACCAAAACCCCCGCGGCCGTGAGAGCAGAACGGAAGGAAGCCTGGAGGAAGCAGAAAGAGATGTTGATGGAGAGGTCTCGACAGTACCCGGTGTTCAATGCGGACCACAGAGTATTGGTCAAATTGTCGGCAGATATCTTTAGAGCCGGTAAATACGCGAACGATGTCTTCAGTCTGGGGGCGGGTCTTGAACTGGTGCATGACTACAAGAGCTATCCTTATGAAAGCGATGAGGACAATCGGCCCCTAGGTGAGCTTGTGGACCTAGCCGTGACCGATCGGGGGGTGGTTCTGGTCAATGCCCGCGGCAGGATTTTCCTGCTGCGCGAGCGCAAGCCCGGCGAAAACCAGTTGGAGTCGTGGAAAGTTGAGCCGCTGCTGGACCCTGAACTGGCTCGGTACGCCTCCGGGATCCTGGGGGGGCAAACGATCAGTGCCGAGCAGTTGGAGGCTCTTCATCAGCGTTTCCGTCGTTGTGTTTTCGATTTCGACTGGGATGAACGGAATGGCTTCTATGAACTGGCCGATGAGGAGGCGGCTATCATTTATGCCAATGCCGTCTGCATGGCCGTTATCGATCCCGAGCGATATGGGCGATGGCCTGCCGAGTTCCGGTGGGTGGACCACGTGCTGAAGCCGCTGAAGGAGTCACTGAAGTATCATCATGATCCCGCTTTGCATGCGGCCGTGATTTTGCCGGCGTCCCGATGCGATGACACCGCCTTTGCTGCCGCCGAATACCAACGCCTGGCCGTAATGAATCCGGCATGGGCCGCGATTATCATGAAACTCGCTCGAAAAAGTGGCGACTATCATGACATGAAATTCGTCGATGCCGTGTCGGCTCCGTCATCGTCCGGGCAGGCGTCGATTGCCGACCCGTACCTTCTCGGGTGTATGAACGAGATCATGGCCGGTCACAAGTTATCGGATGACCAGATCTCGACCTGTGAGAAAAGGTTCTCGGACAGGAAGAATGAGTTGAAGAAACAGACGCCCGCCAATCAGGAGTTCAGTGGCAGGGCTGCCGCGATCTTCTATGTGAATGCAATTTGCATGGCGGTCATCTGTCCCGACCGGCATGGTGGGTGGCCAACACGTTATGATGGAAGGAGCGAGGCAGTCACGCCACTGCGCGATTTGGCGAAGGACACCGAAGATCCTCTTCTCAGGATGGCCGTGATCATGGCGCAACTCTCGGATCCGAAGAACAGCAACGATGTATGGAATAATCTAAAGCAGGCGGAAGAGGCGTACTGGCGTCTGCGGCATGATCATCCCGAGTGGGCAAATCAGATCCTCAAGTTCTTGTCGGTGGGAGGGAGTGGCCCTGTGAGTATATTCGAGGATCGGGTATACCCACTGTAATGGCAAAGATGAGCATAGGTTGATTTTTCAAGCGTGACGTATACCAAAAATCAGGGATAGGTTAATATTAAACTAATTATTTTTCAATTAAGCTAATACAGTATAGATATATGCGTGGTTGCTGGCGATAAGCCCAGGGAGAAGACTATGCGTACAGCCCGGATAGTTGAGGAGGGTGCGGCCTATTATCTTGTAATCTCGCGGGTGGTAGGGCGAGCCTTATGAATTCAAACGACAATAAGGAGCTGGTGAGTGAGCGCAACACTCCAACTGTCCTCGGATGTCGCGAGGGAAAGGGAGCGGATTTAAAATTGAATAAAAAAGAAAACGGGTTGTGTTATCATGACGAAATGAATGAGAGAGTGGTCATTGATTTTGGGGTATGCCACGGCAAGTCATGCATACGGGGAACGCGTATCATGGTCAGCAACATCCTGAATCTGTTGGCGCATGGGGCCAACGTTGATGAGGTAGTGCAGGGGTATCCGCAACTTACCCGTGAAGATGTGTTCGCGGCGCTCGAATACGCCGAAGCCATTGTCCGTGACGAGGACATTCACCCCGCGTTTGTCTGATGCACATCCTTGCCGACGAATGGTGGCAACAAAGTGGTAATCTCTTGGCGCCGAGGTATAAGGGGTTTTTTCAGCAGAATCGACAGGCGAAAAACCAATGGAAATGCCTAGTATTCGCGGTGCTTGAGGCTGCGAATGCCCAGCCAGAGGGGCAGGGTAATGGTGACGACGGAGAGGCTTACCACCCAGAGGGCGGCATAGGCATTGGCTTGTAGGAATGGCGTCCCGTTGAATCCGCTGGTGGAATGCCAGTGCCAGATCAACCCGAAGGGGAGAATGACGCTGAGCATGAAGCCTAGCGTGAAGACCAGGTTCATGGTGCCGCCGAATCCGGAGATGATTGCGGCTGGATTGGGCTGTTTAAGATCGATAAAGATGGCGCCCAATCCCGTTGCCAGCGCGGCGGCGGCGAGCGACACGGCGATGGCCAGTCCCACCGAAAGCGTTGTCAGCGCCCCGCCAGCCTGCAACATCCACGCGGCCAGTCCCATCAGCCCCGCACTCACCGTCACCATGGCCAGGGCTGCCAGGCAGAACTTGGTGAGCAGGATCCTGCGCATCCCTGTCGGCGCCAGGCCCAGGATCCAGAAACTGTGGCCTTCCAGGCTCAGTTGCGGGTAGACAAACCGGGCGGCCAGGGAGCAGATGACGGAGGAGACACTGAAGATGTTGAGGAATACGATCAGGTTGCGCCACAGATCCGGCATTTCGTTGTAATGAAAGGACCGGAAGCTCGAGAAGTAGATGGCCAGCAAGCCGAAGAAGATCAGCCCCTGGGACCATTGCATGGGATCCCGCAGGAATGAACGGATGTCCTTCATGACCATTCCCCGGATGTCGTGCGGGAGGAACGCGAGGCTTTTGTCCAGCCAGGCCAGCAATTCGGCCGGCCGACGCCGGAGATCGGAGGCTCCGATCACCTTTTGGTAGGCCCGGTAGAACGTCCGTTCGCCCAGCCATTGTACCAATAGCGTCAGCAGGGCCGTTGTCGTGGCCAGTACCAGCCATAACATCAGTCCTCTGGTCCACTGGCCTCTCGTCAGGGCCATGATGCCCTCCGATACCCAGCTGTTCGGCATCAGGGGATGGGAGGCCAGTTGAAGGCCGGGCAGGAAGCGGTTGAGGATGAATGAGGCATTTTCATTCATGACCGGCCGGATCTGGATTATTCCATGGACCATGATCACGAGAACGAGGCCGGCTAGAATAGCCCACACGATCCGGCTTCGGGGGAACCAGCGGACTGCAGCCAGGGAGATCAGGGTTCCGATGGCGCCGCACAACAGGACAAAGGGGATGGTGAGCAGAAGGGTCCAGACCGGGAAGAGAATTCCCAGATGGGCGTGCCAGGCGTAGGCGGCGGTATAAGGGACCATCAGGAAGAAAAAGGCCCAGGAACTGAGCAGGCTGGATTCGATGAATTTGTAGGTGATAAGGGTACGGGTGTCGAGGGGGGCGGTCAGCAGAAAGAGGGTTTCGCGGGATTTGAAGAGGGTGGAATAAGAGGTAATGACGTTGGACATTAGCAGCATGATCCCGAGTCCGAGGAAGAACAGGGCGAACAGGCGATGGGTGATCATGAAGCCGCCGCCACCCATGTCCGAGAGGAACCGGAAGCCGGATAAAAACAGGGCAAAGAATCCGCCCATCATGCCTGTGGCGAAAAGCAGGATAAAGGTGACCTTGAACACAGACTCCTGCTGCAAAAGTCGCCGCAGGTTGCGCAGCACAAAGAAGTCCTTCATCCAGATGGCGGTTAATGGTGTCATAAAGGCATTATGGGGTACTGGTGAGTTTCAGGAAGATGTCTTCCAGAGTGCCATTGGAGCCGGATTGGGTTTGCAATTCATTCAGTTTGCCGAGGGCGATGAGCTTGCCGCCGGAAATGATGCCGATGCGGTCGGCGATGTCTTCGGCCAATGCCAGAATATGGGTGGTCAGCAGAATGGTCATGCCGTCCTTCACCTTGGCCCGCAGGAGATCCTTGATCATGCGGATGGAGTGGGGGTCTAGTCCGATCAGGGGTTCATCAATCAGGATGACCTTCGGGTCGTGGATAAAGGTGCTGATATAGAGCAGGCGCTGGCGCATGCCGTGCGACAACTCACCAATCAGGGCGTTGCGCGCTCCCTGCAGGTCAAACTGCCGGAGGGAGGCCTCGATATGGGCGTTCAAGTCAGGCCGGTTGAGGTTGTACAGCCCCGCTACGAACTTCAGGAATTCGACCGGAGTCAGTTTCTCGTAGAGGAACGGCATGTCGGGGATATAGCCCATGATCCGCTTGGCCTCAACGGGGTGGGACTGGATATTGAAGTCACCTATTTTAATGGTCCCGGAATCCGGACGTAACAGCCCCGTAAGCATCTTGATGGTGGTGGTCTTCCCTGCGCCATTGGGCCCGAGGAAGCAGAACAGCTCCCCTGCGGGGATGGAGAGGGAGAGGTCCCTGACGGCCTGCACCGCCCCGAAGTGCTTGTTGAGATTGGTAATAGTAATCATGGTTTCACTTTTCTCAAAGCTTGATGCAATTAAGATTTTTCACGCGAAGCCGCGAAGATGCGAAGTAATTTGGAGTTAAGTAAAACCACTTTTTTTCGCGTGCTTCGCGGCTTCGCGTGAACAATTCTTTCATGTTATCTCTGTAATTTTAGGGGAACGACTTCCACCCTCAGCTTTCCGACAATGCTCATCAGTTTCATCTGTTCGGCCAGTTCACCTTCAAGCAGCGAGAGGTAGCCGGTGTTGACGGCCGGGAGCCCCCGGGTGGGGTCCATGTCGAGCCACTGGCCGACATAGACGGACGGCCAGGCGTGATAATAGAACCGGCCTTCATGGAGCGTGAGGCCCACCCGTATTTTGCAGGGGAGTCCGGCCGCCCGGGCCAGGCCGGTAAACAGATAGGTGTGTTCGTTGCAATCCCCCTCGGGCCGGGCCAGTACATCCAATGCGGAGGGCAGACTGACCGTTGGCTTTTTGGCCACCTGGGTGTAGACCCACTCATAAATGGCGAGTGCGGCCTCCAGACTGTTGGTCCAGTCACCGGTGATCTCCCGCGCCTTGTTGATCAGCCGCTGGTCCTGTGCCTGGACGAAGGGTGTGGAGGCCAGCCAGGGCGATAGGGCCGCAGGGATGGCCGCTTTTACACAACCGGAGGCGGGCAGCATGTCGGTCCGGACCCTTACGTCGGTGACATTACTGTTGATCGAGACGACCGTCTGGCGCTGGGATTCCAGGGCGTCGCGGGAAAAGGTCGGGCCGGTGAGGCGGAGGGTAACCTCAGGGGCCGAGCGGAGCAGGGCGGTATCCCCTTCAATGGGAACGGCCAGGGCCGTCAACATATCTTCGGTTCCCTGCCGGGCCCCTGCGGATAACGCCTCCTTGGCCTCACAGCTTTCAATGGTCCAGCCGAGCGCGGTTTCCTGTTTCATCATCAGCCCTTCGCGGTCGATCCAGGAAAGCGTTTCCATGCCATCCACCGTGGCGGTGAGCACGGTGGTGGGAACCGGTTTGCCTGTGCGGAGCAGCTCCTCATGGCGCAGCGCCCGGACGGCCACCTTCTGCGAGGAGAGGGTGACCGGGTTGAAGATCTGGAACACGGCCTCATTGCCCGGCT from bacterium encodes the following:
- a CDS encoding ABC transporter ATP-binding protein; the encoded protein is MITITNLNKHFGAVQAVRDLSLSIPAGELFCFLGPNGAGKTTTIKMLTGLLRPDSGTIKIGDFNIQSHPVEAKRIMGYIPDMPFLYEKLTPVEFLKFVAGLYNLNRPDLNAHIEASLRQFDLQGARNALIGELSHGMRQRLLYISTFIHDPKVILIDEPLIGLDPHSIRMIKDLLRAKVKDGMTILLTTHILALAEDIADRIGIISGGKLIALGKLNELQTQSGSNGTLEDIFLKLTSTP
- a CDS encoding transglutaminase-like domain-containing protein, translated to MSQRALTIVTTLLLWLGAMGWLVFYEAYPDLRHQTSAGYRTLLSHGVMVMDRWMTISVQGKSIGYTHTSVDVDEQNGGNHYRINNRTILTLMIMGSRQRVAVNADAVVDALYKLTSFSFDLTSTGYAISVDGTRKQGNVFDITIKGVGSIQHFTVTIPEDAVIYSPMTEMTLKSLKPGNEAVFQIFNPVTLSSQKVAVRALRHEELLRTGKPVPTTVLTATVDGMETLSWIDREGLMMKQETALGWTIESCEAKEALSAGARQGTEDMLTALAVPIEGDTALLRSAPEVTLRLTGPTFSRDALESQRQTVVSINSNVTDVRVRTDMLPASGCVKAAIPAALSPWLASTPFVQAQDQRLINKAREITGDWTNSLEAALAIYEWVYTQVAKKPTVSLPSALDVLARPEGDCNEHTYLFTGLARAAGLPCKIRVGLTLHEGRFYYHAWPSVYVGQWLDMDPTRGLPAVNTGYLSLLEGELAEQMKLMSIVGKLRVEVVPLKLQR
- a CDS encoding DUF433 domain-containing protein, encoding MNSNDNKELVSERNTPTVLGCREGKGADLKLNKKENGLCYHDEMNERVVIDFGVCHGKSCIRGTRIMVSNILNLLAHGANVDEVVQGYPQLTREDVFAALEYAEAIVRDEDIHPAFV